One window from the genome of Rhinolophus ferrumequinum isolate MPI-CBG mRhiFer1 chromosome 22, mRhiFer1_v1.p, whole genome shotgun sequence encodes:
- the LOC117014949 gene encoding high mobility group protein B2-like, translating to MSSYAFFVQTCREEHKKKHPDSSVNFAEFSKKCSEKWKTMSAKEKSKFEDMAKSDKARYDREMKNYVPPKGDKKGKKKDPNAPKRPPSAFFLFCSEHHPKIKSEHPGLSIGDTAKKLGEMWSEQSAKDKQPYEPKAAKLKEKYEKDIAAYRAKGKSEAEKKGPGRPTGSKKKNEPDEEEEEDEDDDDEEEEEDEE from the coding sequence ATGTCCTCGTATGCCTTCTTCGTGCAAACCTGCCGGGAAGAGCACAAGAAGAAACACCCAGATTCTTCCGTCAATTTTGCCGAATTCTCCAAGAAATGTTCGGAGAAATGGAAGACCATGTCTGCAAAGGAAAAGTCAAAGTTCGAAGATATGGCAAAAAGTGACAAAGCTCGCTATGACAGGGAGATGAAAAATTATGTTCCTCCCAAAGgtgataagaaaggaaagaaaaaagatcccaATGCTCCTAAAAGGCCTCCATCTGCCTTCTTCCTGTTTTGCTCTGAACATCACCCAAAGATCAAAAGTGAACACCCTGGCTTATCCATTGGAGATACTGCAAAAAAATTGGGTGAAATGTGGTCTGAACAGTCAGCCAAAGATAAGCAACCATATGAACCGAAAGCAGCTAAGCTAAAggagaaatatgaaaaggataTTGCTGCATACCGCGCCAAGGGCAAAAGTGAAGCGGAAAAGAAGGGCCCTGGCAGGCCAACAGGCTCAAAGAAGAAGAATGAAccagatgaggaggaggaagaggacgaagatgatgatgatgaggaagaggaggaagatgaagaataA